GCGGCGGCAGCCGTCGACTGCTCGACCATTGCCGCATTTTGCTGGGTCGTCTGGTCCATTTGATTGATGGCGGTATTGATCTCGGCAAGCCCGGTTGACTGCTCGCGCGCCGAAGTGGCAATCGCATCCATCAGCTGGTTGATCTGTAGGACATACTCGCCGATCGACTTGAGCGACGTTCCGGTTTCGAGAACCAGTTTCACGCCATTTTGCACTTCGGTTGACGACTTTTGAATAAAGCCTTTGATTTCCTTGGCTGCTTGAGCGGCGCGCTGGGCAAGCTCACGGACTTCCTGTGCGACCACGGCAAAACCTTTGCCCGCCTCACCCGCACGGGCAGCCTCGACGCCGGCGTTCAGCGCCAAGAGGTTCGTCTGAAAGGCGATTTCATCGATTGCACCAATGATGTTCGAAATCTGCTCTGAACTGTCCTCGATACGCCGCATGGCCTGCTCGGCCTCCGCTACCACGGTTGCCGACCGCTGAGCGCTGACATTGGCTTCCACCGCTACATGGCGTGCCTCATCGGTGCGTTTGCTGGCCATCGTCACATTCGACGTGATCTCGTCCAAGGCTGCGGCCGTCTCCTCAAGAGAAGCTGCCTGTTGTTCGGTACGCTTGGAAAGGTCCTGCGCGGCAGATGCAATTTCGCCGGTGCCATTGTCTATGCTGTGTACGGTCTGCAGCACGGCACCGATCGTCGTGCCCAACTGCCGGAGCGAAGCGTTGAAGTCTTCGCGCAAGGTTTCGTATTCGGCTGCAAACTGTTCCGAGAGCTGGAAGGATATGTCGCCTGCGGCTAGCCGCCGGAGACCCCCACCCAATGTCGTGGTTGCGAAACGCAATTGTTCAGCTTCGCGTTCGGCGCGTTGCTGGGCGGCCTTGCGCGCCGCCTCACTCTCAATGCGGGAGTCGGCGGCCTCCTTCTCAAGCCTGACGACGTTAAGAGCGTTCTGACGAAAGATCTCGACCGCGTTGGCCATTTCGCCGACTTCGTCGGCGCGGCCGGCATAGGGAATATCACTGTCGAGGTCGCCATCCGACAAGCGCTTCATGGCGGACGCGGTTCTTCGGATCGGGTTGGCAATTCCTGATACGGCAAACACGATTCCCGCCACGGCAATGAGTACGGCGATTGCTGCAATTGCTGCCGTCAAGAGGAAAGCGGAATTCGCCGAAACACCGCTCGCGGCGACGAAGCCTTCGGCCTGGCTAAGAATGAAAGCAACCAGATCGGCCACCGCCTTGTTCACCAGCGCAGCTTGCGGCTCCATATTTTCCTTGAAGAACCGAACGGCTTCAGGCGTCTTCCCGCTGGTCTGGAGCGCGATCATGTGATCTGCCAGTTCGCGATATTTGCTGAGTTCCGGTTTGATCTGATTGATCAGCTCGCGCCCACGCACCGTGCGGACGCCGTTTTCATATTCGGCGACAATCTTGTCGAGCGCGATGCCTGCGGCGTCGATCTCTTGCTTTCCGGTTTTCTGCTCCTCCGCCGTGTCTTCCAGGAGATACTGAGCATAGCTCAGCTTCAGATCGAGGAAGTTGTCCTTGATCTCACGAGCCGTCACCAGCCGCTGCATCCAGAAGGTCCCGATCTGTTCGGCATTGGCCCGAAGCGTCGACATCTTGGTCAGCGAGACATAGGACAGTCCAACCATGAACAGGCTGATAATTGTCAGCTTTAAGATCAGGGCCTGCTTGATACTTGGGCGCTTCATGCGGGTCTCCTCGAAGGCTTGTTGGGACGACCGGCTTTCCGGTTGACGCAAAATCTCGCACCGGATTTAATAATTTAGTATTAACTAAACGGTGGCGCCGGTGTCGTTTTTAGAAAACTTTGCGCGGACCGACACTTCTGCGATCAATGAGAGCCATGGCACGACCATAAGTTAATGGAAAACTTGGGAAAAACAGCCACCGCGAGTGAAAATATCTCTTGGCCGAGATCGGCACCGCGCCGATCGTCGGCCGTGGAGCAGAGCCGAAAGAGGTCCTGAAATTAACTTGTGTGGCACCTGTCAGGGAACGGAACGCCACTGCCTGCCATCCGCAACGTCGGCAAGCAGCTGCGTGCTTGCCAATCGGCCCCGGGAACACATACTGGATCCATGCAGCTATCAGAAAACCAACCTGCCGGTATCGAAATCTCTCTCTGGCAGTATTCCAGGAACGAACGTGACCGAAACCGCTGGATGCAGTCGCTCTCCCCGGATGAACGGGATCGGGCGGCGACCTATCGGTTTGAACGAGATCGAGCCTCGTTCATAGCCGGCCGCTATCTCTTGCGGCGCCTGTTGAGCGCCCATACCGGGACGCTGCCGGGTGAGATCGTGTTTGTCGCAGACGAACACGGCAAGCTAAGCCTTGAGGGTCGCGATAGACTGCAATTCAGCCTGTCCAATGCCGACGGGCTGGTGGCGGTCGCGGTTGCGGCGGGCTGCGAGCGCATCGGAATAGATTGCGAGCGCGCCGACACCGAGATCGAAGAGGTGACTTTGGACACCTATTGCAGCTTGGACGAGCGACGCTGGCTCGATGAATTGCCCGCGCATCAACGCGCGCGAGCCGCCGTTGAACTTTGGACGCTCAAGGAGAGCCATCTCAAGGCGCTTGGCGTGGGCTTGCGGGAAGATCCTCGCAATGTCGCTTTTTCCCGGAAGGTCGGCGTCCCTGTCATGACCGGCGGACCCGACCGGCAATGGCATCACCGTCTGATCGAAAGCGGCAGCCAGCACGTCGTTGCGCTGGCTGTTTGCTCCCGATCAGGGCTCCCCGAGATTCATACACGCCTGTTTCAGGACGACAGCATGCCGTCCGAATAGCCGGCGCGCAACGGATGCGGCATCGCCGAAGCCTCCGTCGCCCAGACCAGTTGCGCGTTGTCGGGTTCGGCATCGAAATGCTGCCGGCCGAGAAGCGAGTTGACGATGGCGGCGCTGCGCCAGGCCATGAGGCTGAGCTGCGAGTCGGCGATGCCGTGTGAGTACCGGCCGGCATTCTGCGCGAACAGCCGGTTGGTTCTCGGCCCCGTCCACTGCATGGTGTAATCGTCGTTCAGGGTGGGATAGCCGTTTCTGTCGAGGCTTATCCTTTCGCTGAGCGCGCCGAGCGCATCGGGCAGCCGGAACCTGTAGCCGGTCGCCAGAACCACGGCATCGGCATGCAGCACTTCTATGCCGCCGTCGAAATGGTTCCGGACGATCAGCCGATAGGCATTGCCGTTCCGCTCCATCTGGATCACATCGCGGTTCGGCGACAGCGATGCGGCGAGCGTGCCCGGTTCGAGATAACGCAGCGCATAGAGGCGGCGATAGATCGAGTGGATCGTCGAAATCGACAGGCCGTCGCTCGTCAGGATCGAGTTGTTCAGGGCTGCCTGCTTCTGGTCGCCGCTGAGTTTCAGATAGGCCTGCACATATTCCGGCGAAAAGACCTGGTTCGAAAACGGCGTATCGTTGATCGGCTCGAAATTATGGCGCCGGCTGATCCAGGTCAGTTCCTTCATCGAACCGGGATCGCCAAGCAGTGCTTCCACCACCTCGCCGCCGCTCTGGCCGCCGCCGACCACGACGATGCGGGAAGCGCCGAGATCGCCGAGGCGCGATTTAGCCTCGCTGTTATGGAAGCAATCCGCACCCAGGAAGGGTTTTGCCCAGGCGGGCACGAAGGGCGAAGACCCCGTGCCGATCACCAGGTTGCGCGCTTCCTCCTGGCCGTTGTCGAAGCGCAGGATGAAGCGGTCGTCACGGTGCTCGACGTCGCGGATGTCAGTCGAAAAGCGCAAGCCCTCCACACCCTTGGCGACCCAGGCGAGGTAACGCGCGAATTCCTGCCGGGGCACGGCCTCGTAATTGGCGTTCAGGAAGGCGTAGAGCCTTTTATGGGCGACCAGATAGGAGATGAAGGACCAGCGGCTGGTCGGCAGGACCGGGGTGACGAGGTCCTTCAGGAAGGACGACTGCAGCTCGACGCCGGGCATCATCATGCCGGGATGCCAGTCGAAGGCGCCGCGCCGCTCGAAGAAGCGGCTGCGGACCTCGGGCACGGCTTCCAGCAGGCAGGCAAGGCTCAGATTGGAGGGACCGATGCCGATGCCGGCAAGATCGAGCGGCTCGTTGAGGGCGTCCCTGCGGGTAAAAGCGACGGTCATGCGAAATCCTTCTCTGTTTCCTTGAGACGCAGGGCAAGCCTTGAGTGGAAGGCGGGCGACCCGATCATGTGCAGGTGGTTGGTGCCGGTGATGATCTCGGCCGCGTGCGCGCGCGGCGACAGGCGGCGCCAATCGATCAGGTTGAGGCCGCGGTTGAGGCTGTCGTCGGCCGCCCAGGGATAGATCGGCACATCATGGGGAACGAGCCGATGCTTGCGGAAGATCAGGGCATTGTCGATCAGCACCCAGAACGTATGCTCGCGGCTGCTGATATCAGGCCCGTCTGTGGGAAGCGGGTCCTTCTCGTCGCCGACGAAGCGCAGGAACTGCTCATAGGTATCGGCGTCCATCGTCGACAGCAGCCGGTCCCATTCGGGCCGCATCGCCGTCTTTTGCAGCCATGCCTGCACGTCCCGGTGAAGCGCGTCGCGTTCGCCCGGCCGGAAGCGCGGCTTGGCGCCGATCGCAAATTCCGATCCGAGATCGCAGACATCGACCATCGCCATCATCCTGACGTCGACCTCGTTGGCAAGCGTGCGGGCCGCCTCATAGGCCAGGAGCCCGCCCCAGGACCAGCCGAGAAAAGTGCAGGGCGCGCCGCGGCTGTGCTTCCTGATATAGTCGACATAGCTCTCGATGATCTCTTCAACAGGCGCGCCGACTTCCTTCTTCTCGGACAGCGAGTGGCAAATGAAGCCGGTCGCCGGCTGGTCGGCACCGAGATAATCGACGAGCTTCACATATTCGCGGGTGCTGACGAGAAGTCCCGGGAAGCAATAGAGCCGTGGTTTGGCGCCTGATGCCCGCAGCACGATCACCTCGGAGAGATCCCGCTCCTCCCCCTGCTCCATCACGCCGGCAAAGCCGCGAATGGTCGGGTTGTTGAAGATATCGGCGACGGTGAGCGGGATCTTCGGCCGGCGCTGCCGGATCTGCGAAAGGATGCGGATTGCCCCCAGCGAATTGCCGCCGATCGCGAAGAAATTGTCCTCGACGCTGATCGCCTCCAGCTTGAGAACCTGGCGCCAGACATCCAGCACCTCTTCTTCGAGCACGGTCGCCGGCTCGACGATTTCGCGCTTGACGGGCTGAGGTGCGGGCAGCGCGAAGCGGTCGAGCTTGCTGTTCGGATTGGTCGGCATCTTTTCGAGTTCGACCACGGCCGCAGGCACCATATAAGACGGCAGGCTGCGTTCGAGGCCGGACCGAACAGTCTCGACATCAAGCCTCTCGTCCTTCTTGGGAACGACATAGGCAACCAGCGCTTTCTCGCCGGCATCGTCATCGCGCAGCACGACCAGGGCTTCGCCGACGCCGGGCTGCTGGAGCAGCGCCGCTTCGATCTCGCCGAGCTCGATGCGGTAGCCGCGCAGCTTCACCTGATGGTCGACGCGGCCGACGAATTCGACGGTTCCGTCTTCGCGCCAGCGCGTGAGGTCGCCGGAGCGATAAAGCCGGCCGCCCTCTTGCGAGAACGGATCGGGGATGAAGCGATCCGCCGTCGTATCCGGCTTGCCGAGATAGCCGCGCGCAATGCCCTCGCCGCCGATGTAAAGCTCGCCGGTCACGCCGATCGGGCACAGGTTAAGATCGGGGTCGAGCACATAGACGCGCCGGAGCCCGACGGCGCGGCCGAGCGGAGCATAGACACCCTGGAACTTGGTGCCGGCCCTCACCTTCCAGACCATCGGCGTCATGATGGTTTCGGTCGGACCGTAGCCGTTGATCAGCCATTCCGATTTCAGCGCCCGCGACAGGAGGTCGAAGGTCGATTGCGCCAGCCCTTCACCGCCGAAAGAATAGAGCCGCATCGGCGGCGCGCCGTCGGTAATGTCGGCCCATTCCGCCAGTTGCTGCAGATAGGTTGTCGGGATGCTCGCATTGTTGGCGCCGTGCTTGCGCATCGCCGTCAGCGTCTCTTCCGGGGTCCAGAGCGGCTGATCGGGAAGAATGATGCTGCCGCCTTCCATCAGCGGGTTCATCCAGCGCTCATGGCCGCCATCCGAGCTGAAGGGCAGGAACGGCAGTTCGCGAGACTCCGAACTCATGCCGTAGACACGCGAGGTATTCTGCAAATGGTGCGTCAGCGGGCCGTGCTCGACGGCCACACCCTTCGGCAATCCCGTCGATCCCGACGTGTACATGACATAGGCGAGCTGATCCTTATGCGTGGGAATATGAAGCGGCGTGTCCGGCTCGCCGTCGAGATCGAGCTTGTCGAGTTCGAGGATAATCGCATCGAGCTCCTCCGGCAGGCGATGGCGCAGCCAGCTGTGGGTCAGGACGATCTTGACGCCGCCGTCGCGCAGGATGTGGTGGTTGCGGACCGGCGGATGGTCGGGCTCGACGGGAATATAGGCGCCGCCTGCCTTCAGCGTGGCGAGGATACCGACGATCGCCTCCGGCGAACGCTTGATGAAGATCGCGACCGTGACCTCGGCGCGAACGCCGAGCTGCCGCAGCCGATGCCCGAGACGGTTGGTGCTCGCCTCCAGCCAACCATGGCTCCACTCCTCATCGCCATAGACGATCGCGGTCTTCTCAGGCGTCCGGCGCGAGTGGACCGATATCAACTCGTGAACCGGCCGGTCATCGTTGATGACATCGTCCTCATAAGGCGCCGACAACCAGTCGAGCTCGTCACTGCCGACCAGTTCGATATCCCTAATCCGGAGATCCGGTTGGGCGACGATCTGTTCGAGCACCAGGCCGAAATGCCTGGCGACACGGGCGATCAGGGCGCCGTCATAGAGATCCTGAGCATAGTCGATCAGCCCGAATGCGCCGCCCTGCAGACACGCCTCGACCACCAGGGAAAGTTCGCTGTCGGCACGCGCGCCTGACGGTTCCAGATTCGTCGCATCTCTCGCGACCGGATAGGGTTCGCGGAATTCGAACAGCGCCTTGACCACGGCTTCCTGGGCGGCCGCTTCGTCGACGACCAGTTCCTGCGTGATGCGCTCCAGCGGCACGAGGCGGGCAAGCCCCTCCTCCGTCACCGAGGAGATCGCCGCGACGACATCGTCGAGGGAATGCCGGGAGGCGAGCGGCAGGACGAGCGGAAGCACCTGTTCGGCGCGGCCGCGGGTGGCGAAATGCTCCGTGCGGGGACGCGCGGCCAGCAGCCCGGTCAGCAAAGCATAGTTGCCGCTGTAGCGCGCCAGCAGTGCGCAGAAGGCGGCGTGCAGCACACGCTCGACCTGAAATCCCTTATTCCCCGCATGCCGTTCCAGCCTGTCCCACAGCGCGGGCTCGATCGCGAAGCGATGCTCAGCGCGCGCCACGCCGGCAAGCCCGCCGCTGTTGAAGCGGGTGGGGAAGGTTGTGGCCGCATAGTCGAGACCGATCGTGTCGCGCCAATAGACCAGCGCTTCGCGTGCCGCATCCGTCTCCAGCCATTCTTCCTCCCGCGTCCCGGCCGAAATTTCCGCCGGGCGCATGTCGCCGGCCGGCGCGCCATCGAGAATGCGCGCCAGCGAAGCGGCAAGAACGGATTTTTCCCGATCGTCTGAAATGATCGGATGCAGCACGATTGTCAGCAGCGACTGTCCATCGGCAAGCCGGATGATCTGGATTCGCGCTCCCGGCCCGTCCAGAAGATCGAAGCGCCCGTCGCGGAAAGCTTTCCGCGCGGCCAAGGCTTCGGCCTGCGAAAGAGCGGCTCCCTGTTGTCCGAGGATTTCGATCGGCACGGCGTTCGATGCGCCGCGATATTGCTCGATGCGGCCGCCCGCCAGCCGGCGGAAGCGGGTGGCAAGCGACGGGTTCTCAGCCACGAGCGCGCGGCAGGCGCCGCCAATCGTCTCGATGTCGATCCCGGCACCCAGCCGCAGCCCGATGACTTGGTCGGGAAAAACCGTGTAATTGCCGATCTGCTCCAGCGACCAGATGCGTTTCTGCGCGATCGTCAGCGGAAAGCTTTCGACGATTGTGTCCATTGCCGCATCGGTCGGGCGGGCATCGGCGAAATTGGTAATCTGCTTGTTCATCTTGCCATCCAGACGTTGTCAGAGACGCGCATCGGCTGCCATGGCCGAGCGCAGGGAGAGCGGGCGCGGATCGGCCCAGACGTCACGGATATGGGCGAGGCATTCCTGGCGCGAACCGGCAAAACCCGCCGCCTGCCAGCTCACCGGAATCCGCTTGTCCTGCGGCCAGACCGAGTAGTGATGCTCGGTGTCGTGGACGACGATCCAGAGATCGTCGCGGGGCTCAAGATTGTCCATTCGAAGCTCCTGCAGAGATTGACGTCATGCGCAAATGACGGATCCCCCCTGCTGGAGTTTAGAAAATTGCTGAGAATTTTTTTCTTCGCCTGCCCCTAAATCCGCCTTGGGATGGATCGTCATTCTACCAAATCGGCGCAGGAGCGGGCTTCATGCTCGCAGCATCAAAAGCCCTGCCGATCAAGGAGAACATCATGGATTTCGACGCCGCCAAACAAAGGCGGGTTCTGCAGGCGCGCAGCTATGTCAGGCTTGCCCCCAATATCGTCCATCTCAACACCGCACACGGCAATCACGAAGTCGCCCTCGAAGTCGAAGCCGGCGTCGCCTCGCTGACCTTCTACGAGGGAAATCCCGTGCAATCGGCGGAGCTTCTCATGGCGGCCGCCGAAGCGGTGACGGCGCAAGACCGCTCGATCAAATCGGTCGCTTTCGAAGGCCATCAGGCTGGCCTTCCCCGGCACATTTCAGGCACCGATGGACGGCTCGATTCCGCCATCCTCTGGCAATGGCCCTCGCTGTGGCTGCCGCAGATGTCCTATCCGCTGCCGCCCGTGCAGGAGATGACGGCAGGCCGCTATCATCCGCGCCGGCCGGCAAAGCCGAAGGGCACGATCTATCAGCGCTTCATCCCGTGGCTGGAGCGGGATATCAGCTTCAGGTTGGCCGATCCCGAGACCGATCTTGCCGCCTTCCATCGCTGGATGAACGACGAGCAGGTCAACACGATCTGGGAGGATGCAGGCTCGATCGACAAGCACCGGGAGATCCTGGAGGAAAGGATCGCCGATCCGCATGTCCTGCCGCTGATCGGCAGTTTCGCCGACATTCCCTTCGGCTATTTCGAGGTCTACTGGGCCAAGGAGAACCGGCTCGGTCCCTATTACGATGCCGACGATTACGATCGTGGATGGCATGTGGCGATCGGCGAGCCGGATTATCGCGGCAAGAAATGGATCAGCGCCTGGCTTCCCTCGCTGATGCATTTCATCTTCCTCGACGATCCGCGTACGAGGCGCATCGTCGGCGAACCGCGCGCCAGCCACGAGCAGCAGATCCGCAATCTCGACCGCTCGGGCTTTGCCAAGGTCAAGCATTTCGATTTTCCGCACAAGCGGGCGCTGCTGGTGATGCTGACCCGCGAGCGCTTCTTCGGCGATCATCTCTGGGTCCCCGCATCATGAACGACATGAGCGAGATGAGCGGCAGCCTGCGGAAACGCCGGCTTGCCCCGGAAGATCTTGCCAGCCCGCAGCTTTTCCGGCTGCTGCTGCGCCTCGGCCTGCCCGCCATGTTCGGCCTGTCGATCAATGCCGCGCATCACACGATCAACATGATCTTCGTCGGCATGATCGGCGAAGACCAGATTGCCGCGATCATGATCGTGCTGCCGATCCTCATGCTCGTCGCCGCCTTCGGCGAAGGCATCGGCGTCGGCGTGGCGACCGAAGTCGGGCGGGCGCTCGGCGCCGGAAACCGGTCGCGGGCGAGCACGCTGGCCTCGGTCAGCCTTGCAGCCGGGGTCCTCTTCGGCGCGGCGAGCGCGATCGCCATCGTCGTATTCCCATCTTTCCTGCTGGTCGGCGCGACACCCGCGATCGAGCCGCTTGCGCAGCATTATCTCCTCATCATCGCGGTCTCGATCCCGCTGACGATGGCGCAGATCATTCTCGATTTCCTGGCGATCGCCGAAGGTAATGCCCGCTTCAGCATGTGGACGCTGGTCGCCTGCTTCGCCCTGAACATCGTCCTCGATCCGATCATGATCTTCGGCTTCGGCCTCGGTCTGCAAGGGGTGGCGATCGCAACCATCCTGTCCCAGATCGTGGCGCTCTCAATCTACGGCGCCTATCATGCCAGACGCCTCGGGACGATCCGGCTGACGTTCGGCTGGCGGCTCGGCGACCTCAGGCATCTCAGGCCGGTCCTTGCCGTGGGCGCACCGACGACGCTGACGAGCCTTGCGACGGCCGGCGCAATCGCGGCCATGCTGTCGGTCGCCGGCACCTATCATGGCGAGGACGGCATTGCCGGAGTCGGCATCGCCTTGCGGCTGCTTGCTGTCGGCGCACTCCCGGTCATCGGCATCTCGCTCGGCGCCCAGTCCATCCTGAGCTTTGCCTGGGGCCGAGGGGATATATCACGGGTGCTGTCGGCTGCCCGCATCCTGACGGCCGTGACGAGCGCCGTCGGCGGCGCCCATGGTCTGGCGGCGATCGTCTTTTCCGAACAGCTCGCTTCGTTCTTCACCGGGGATCAGGCAGTGATTTCGATCGCGGGGCAAGCGATCGTCGCGACCCATCTTCCCTTTCTGCTGTTCGGCCTGCGGCAAACATTGCTGGTCCTCTTCCAGGCGCAGGGCAGGTCGAAAGCAGCACTGGCCGTCGGCTTGGCGCAGAATGGTTATCTGCTCTTTCCGCTGCTTGCGCTCCTGCCGCCTTTCTTCGGTTTTTCGGGCCTGCTCGGAGCAATGTTCCTTGCCTCTGCCCTGACCGGCCTGCTGTCGGCCGTCTGCCTGGCGAGGACACTCAGCGCACTCCGGCAGCGTTCGGCCGGCCATCCGGCCTCCATCCGTCCCTATCCCAGCTTTTGTCCATGAGAGGATGACCATGAACCAGTCGATCAACCCGCACCACCTTGGCGCCCATGCGATCGCCGACGATCTCTTTACGCCCGTCGATCCGGCGGCATTCAACGCCGTCTCACCGCCAATCTTCCAGACGTCGCTCTTTACCTACGACAGTTACGAGGCGATGGAGGATGTCTTCGCCGGCCGGGCGCGCAACTACATCTATTCGCGCGGCGACAATCCGACCGTCCGCGAATTCGAACTGCTGGTCGCGCGCCTCGAAGGCGCGGAGGATGGGCGCGCCTTTTCGAGCGGAACGGCCGCCATTACCGCGACCATTCTCAGCCTCGTGGAAGCGGGCGACCGGGTCGTTGCCGTGCGCCACCTCTATAATGATGTCTACCGCCTGCTGGTGAAGCTGCTCGGCAGGCTCGGCGTCACGGTGGATTTCGTCGATCCCTCCGACCATGACGAGGTGCGCAAGGCGCTGCCGGGCGCCAAGCTGCTCTATCTCGAAAACCCCTCCTCCTTCGTCTTCGAGCTGCAGGACATCGTGGCGCTGTCGGCCATGGCGAAGGAGGCCGGCGTCACCACGATCATCGACAATTCCTGGGCGACGCCGCTCTTCCAGAAGCCGATCCAGCACGGCGTCGATATCGTCATTCACGCCGCCTCGAAATATCTCGGCGGCCACAGCGATACCGTCGCCGGCGTCGTCGTCGGCACAAAGGAAGCGATCGCCAGGATCAACTCGACCTCCTATCCCTATGTCGGCGCCAAGCTCTCGCCGTTCGAGGCCTGGCTCCTGCTGCGCGGCATGCGCACACTGCGTGTCCGCCTCAAGGAGCATGAGCGCAGCGGACTGCTGCTCGCCGAACGGCTGAAGCAGCATCCCGACATCGCCCACGTCCGCCACCCGGCCTTTCAGGATCATCCCGGCCGGGCGACGCTGTCGGGTTATGCCGGGCTCTTCGCTTTCGACCTCACGCCCGATATCGACGTCGCGCGCTTCGTCAACGGGCTTCGCGAAATCCGTCTCGGGGTCAGCTGGGGCGGACCGGAAACGCTCGTCGTCCCCGCCAAGGTGGCGCTGCAGATTCCCGACCGGATGACCACTTTCATCCGGTTCGGCGTGAGCGAACAGACAATTCGTTTCGCCGTTGGGCTGGAAGAGCCGGAACTGCTGTGGAGCGACCTGCAGCAGGCGCTGCACGCCGCGCGGCGGTAGTATCCCGCCGATGTTCATGATCGGGGCCGGCGGGTTCGGTGATCGCCGAATGGCAATGCTGCTCCGCCGCCTTGATCATGAAATTGACGAGCGTCCTCGAGACGCCGAGTTCGGCCGCAATATCCTTCTGCGGCACGCCGTTGAGGCGGTGGCGGATGAAGGCATCATTGGTACGCTTCGGCAGTG
This sequence is a window from Rhizobium sp. CIAT894. Protein-coding genes within it:
- a CDS encoding MATE family efflux transporter, coding for MNDMSEMSGSLRKRRLAPEDLASPQLFRLLLRLGLPAMFGLSINAAHHTINMIFVGMIGEDQIAAIMIVLPILMLVAAFGEGIGVGVATEVGRALGAGNRSRASTLASVSLAAGVLFGAASAIAIVVFPSFLLVGATPAIEPLAQHYLLIIAVSIPLTMAQIILDFLAIAEGNARFSMWTLVACFALNIVLDPIMIFGFGLGLQGVAIATILSQIVALSIYGAYHARRLGTIRLTFGWRLGDLRHLRPVLAVGAPTTLTSLATAGAIAAMLSVAGTYHGEDGIAGVGIALRLLAVGALPVIGISLGAQSILSFAWGRGDISRVLSAARILTAVTSAVGGAHGLAAIVFSEQLASFFTGDQAVISIAGQAIVATHLPFLLFGLRQTLLVLFQAQGRSKAALAVGLAQNGYLLFPLLALLPPFFGFSGLLGAMFLASALTGLLSAVCLARTLSALRQRSAGHPASIRPYPSFCP
- a CDS encoding PLP-dependent transferase; its protein translation is MNQSINPHHLGAHAIADDLFTPVDPAAFNAVSPPIFQTSLFTYDSYEAMEDVFAGRARNYIYSRGDNPTVREFELLVARLEGAEDGRAFSSGTAAITATILSLVEAGDRVVAVRHLYNDVYRLLVKLLGRLGVTVDFVDPSDHDEVRKALPGAKLLYLENPSSFVFELQDIVALSAMAKEAGVTTIIDNSWATPLFQKPIQHGVDIVIHAASKYLGGHSDTVAGVVVGTKEAIARINSTSYPYVGAKLSPFEAWLLLRGMRTLRVRLKEHERSGLLLAERLKQHPDIAHVRHPAFQDHPGRATLSGYAGLFAFDLTPDIDVARFVNGLREIRLGVSWGGPETLVVPAKVALQIPDRMTTFIRFGVSEQTIRFAVGLEEPELLWSDLQQALHAARR